One part of the Lotus japonicus ecotype B-129 chromosome 2, LjGifu_v1.2 genome encodes these proteins:
- the LOC130737888 gene encoding mogroside IE synthase-like translates to MASKMWERKKNHVAHCVVLPYPSQGHINPMVQFSKRLVQRGVKITLVNTVSISNTITRTNPTSFEIETISDGYDNGGLASAEGIEAYKDTFSRVGSQTLADLLLKLQSSSNPVDCVIYDAFMPWVVDVSKSFELKVAVFLTQACSVNSINFHAFQKSLQLPISDTEILLPGLPKLAPEDLPSFLFKYGTDLGYFDLLLNQFSEIDKVDWVLANTFYELEAEVVDWLAKIWPLKTIGPCVPSMCLDKRLKDDKEYGISIYTPNAEACIKWLDDKPKGSVVYVSFGSRVGLSEEQTEELAWGLRDCGSYFIWVVRDSEQGRLRKGFLESSEKGLIVTWCPQLEVLMHEAVGCFVTHCGWNSTLETLSLGVPVISMPLWTDQLTNAKLLVDVWKMGLKAIADGKGVVRRETMKRCIKEIMETEKGNELRNSAIKWKNLAKNAVDEGGSSDKSISEFVAALVL, encoded by the exons ATGGCGTCAAAAATGTGGGAGAGGAAGAAAAACCATGTAGCTCACTGTGTAGTCCTTCCTTATCCATCACAAGGCCACATCAACCCCATGGTTCAATTCTCCAAGCGTTTGGTGCAGCGAGGAGTGAAGATCACACTCGTAAACACTGTTTCCATTTCGAACACAATCACCAGAACAAACCCCACTTCCTTTGAAATCGAGACCATCTCTGATGGCTACGACAATGGTGGGCTTGCATCAGCCGAGGGAATCGAAGCTTACAAGGACACATTTTCGCGAGTTGGATCACAGACCCTAGCAGATCTTCTTCTCAAGCTTCAAAGCTCAAGCAACCCTGTGGATTGTGTGATCTATGATGCTTTCatgccttgggttgttgatgTTTCCAAGAGTTTTGAGCTCAAAGTTGCTGTGTTTCTAACTCAAGCTTGTTCAGTTAACAGCATAAACTTCCACGCTTTTCAGAAATCTTTGCAGTTACCAATTTCGGATACTGAAATCTTGCTACCAGGATTGCCTAAACTTGCTCCTGAGGATTTGCCATCGTTCTTGTTTAAATATGGAACTGATCTTGGCTACTTTGACTTGCTTCTGAATCAGTTTTCAGAGATTGATAAAGTAGATTGGGTCCTTGCCAACACATTTTATGAACTGGAGGCAGAG GTTGTTGACTGGTTGGCCAAGATTTGGCCATTGAAGACAATAGGACCATGTGTGCCATCTATGTGTTTGGACAAAAGACTTAAAGATGACAAGGAATATGGTATTAGCATATATACTCCAAACGCTGAAGCTTGCATCAAATGGCTTGATGATAAACCTAAAGGGTCAGTTGTGTATGTCTCATTTGGGAGCAGGGTAGGTCTTAGTGAGGAGCAAACTGAGGAACTAGCTTGGGGTTTGAGAGATTGTGGTAGTTATTtcatatgggtggttagagatTCTGAACAGGGTAGGCTTCGGAAGGGGTTTCTGGAGTCATCAGAGAAGGGTTTAATAGTCACTTGGTGTCCCCAATTAGAAGTCTTAATGCATGAGGCTGTGGGGTGTTTTGTCACACATTGTGGTTGGAACTCCACATTGGAAACTTTGAGCCTAGGAGTTCCTGTTATTTCGATGCCACTGTGGACAGATCAACTCACAAATGCAAAGCTTTTAGTTGATGTTTGGAAAATGGGACTCAAAGCTATTGCTGATGGGAAAGGGGTAGTTAGAAGAGAGACGATGAAGCGTTGCATAAAGGAGATTATGGAGACTGAAAAGGGAAATGAATTAAGGAACAGTGCCATCAAATGGAAGAATCTGGCCAAGAATGCTGTTGATGAGGGAGGAAGTTCTGATAAGAGTATTTCAGAATTTGTGGCTGCATTGGTCCTCTAA